The proteins below come from a single Leptotrichia sp. oral taxon 223 genomic window:
- a CDS encoding helix-turn-helix transcriptional regulator produces MARKYKKSNEHPEFARFKYLIEKNKLTIDEFSKKIGCSRNAIYNFFKWDRKKQIQQIFRKLNFFG; encoded by the coding sequence ATGGCTAGAAAATATAAAAAATCAAATGAACACCCTGAATTTGCTAGATTTAAATATTTGATAGAAAAGAATAAATTGACAATAGATGAATTTTCTAAAAAAATTGGGTGTTCAAGAAATGCAATTTATAATTTTTTTAAATGGGATAGGAAAAAACAAATCCAGCAAATTTTTAGAAAATTAAATTTTTTTGGTTAA
- a CDS encoding putative HNHc nuclease translates to MSKKMSRKNQKLIYWFIDCYAYKLKGVDINWKSSKEKPNISDYFLYKAKEDLKKLYIKHSGINLKGYKPFKNIEEKLRIRLNEVLDKNYTKETKINIVTNDLIDFVREEMQRFLLTLTGTFSLKLDMMSNNGAIAFTNYLFDYFLQNDIAMWEEMQMLYKQQNEEKYIYAKLKYKRCAVCNRTPVDFEHWQSAGSLGGYANDKGQGRYISLCREHHTEKHDIGVEAFERKYDVRGIYLDDEQIKELKKIYKNHFKAFKEDKE, encoded by the coding sequence ATGTCTAAGAAAATGAGCAGAAAAAACCAAAAATTAATATACTGGTTTATAGATTGTTACGCCTATAAATTAAAAGGCGTAGATATTAACTGGAAAAGTAGCAAGGAAAAACCAAATATTTCTGATTATTTTCTTTACAAGGCAAAGGAAGACTTGAAAAAACTTTATATTAAGCATAGCGGAATTAATTTGAAAGGTTACAAGCCTTTTAAAAATATAGAAGAAAAGTTAAGAATCAGACTGAACGAAGTTTTAGATAAGAATTATACTAAGGAAACCAAGATAAATATTGTAACAAATGATTTGATAGATTTTGTCCGGGAAGAAATGCAAAGATTTTTATTAACTCTTACAGGCACATTCAGTCTAAAACTTGATATGATGAGCAATAATGGAGCAATAGCCTTTACTAATTATTTATTTGATTATTTTCTCCAAAATGATATAGCAATGTGGGAAGAAATGCAAATGCTATATAAACAGCAGAATGAAGAAAAATATATTTATGCAAAGTTGAAATATAAACGTTGTGCGGTATGCAATAGAACTCCAGTTGACTTTGAACATTGGCAGTCGGCTGGAAGTTTGGGAGGTTATGCGAATGATAAAGGACAAGGAAGATATATTTCACTTTGTAGGGAACATCATACCGAAAAGCACGATATTGGAGTGGAAGCATTTGAAAGAAAGTATGATGTGAGGGGTATTTATTTAGATGATGAACAGATAAAGGAATTGAAAAAGATTTACAAAAATCATTTTAAGGCATTTAAGGAGGATAAAGAATGA
- a CDS encoding transcriptional regulator, whose product MKKWFYECDDIMKIIGVKEGKAYKIIRKLNEELREKGFLTQQGKVNAKYFNERYNIGQ is encoded by the coding sequence ATGAAAAAGTGGTTTTATGAATGTGATGATATTATGAAAATAATTGGTGTTAAAGAGGGCAAGGCATATAAGATTATAAGAAAATTGAACGAAGAATTGAGAGAAAAAGGATTTTTAACGCAGCAAGGTAAAGTAAATGCTAAATACTTCAATGAACGTTACAATATAGGACAGTGA
- a CDS encoding YqaJ viral recombinase family protein: MEYKEISYKNEEEWLDIRKKGIGGSDAGAIMGKNKYKNIIDVWKDKTGRVQNNFISPAAQRGKNLEKNIFNSYKEDHPDKKILEVNKMYVHPKYDFIRANLDGEIVYQDKKGILEIKTTTINKWNKYIEEWQNNIPESYLYQILHYFLVTGYEYAVLVAEIKFECFKSENTTPFDLDKRLQTIVINRTDWEDEIQELLNKEIEFWECVKNDTEPRMIKTYGG; encoded by the coding sequence ATGGAATACAAAGAAATAAGTTATAAAAATGAAGAAGAGTGGCTTGATATACGCAAAAAAGGTATCGGCGGAAGCGATGCAGGAGCAATAATGGGAAAAAATAAATATAAAAATATTATTGACGTTTGGAAAGACAAAACTGGAAGAGTACAAAATAATTTCATAAGCCCTGCAGCTCAAAGAGGTAAGAACCTTGAAAAAAATATATTTAATTCCTACAAAGAGGACCATCCTGATAAAAAAATATTAGAAGTCAATAAAATGTATGTTCATCCAAAATACGACTTCATACGGGCTAATTTGGACGGAGAAATTGTTTATCAGGATAAAAAAGGAATACTGGAAATAAAAACAACTACAATTAACAAATGGAACAAATATATCGAAGAATGGCAAAATAACATTCCTGAAAGCTATTTATATCAAATTTTACATTACTTTTTAGTAACTGGCTATGAATATGCCGTATTGGTTGCTGAAATAAAATTTGAATGTTTTAAAAGCGAAAATACAACACCGTTCGATCTAGATAAAAGATTGCAGACAATTGTAATCAATAGAACCGATTGGGAAGATGAAATACAGGAACTTTTAAATAAAGAAATTGAATTTTGGGAATGTGTCAAAAACGATACAGAGCCAAGAATGATAAAAACTTATGGAGGTTAG
- a CDS encoding site-specific integrase, whose translation MPAYKDEKSKKWYVSFYVKENGISKKVKKMGFNKKQEAMEYERNYINSFVSDTEITFENLYKSYMDDQKNRLKPSTLESKTYIFNKKILPFFQKYKIKEITPLLIRKWQNELIKENFAQTYLRAIHEQLVAILNYAVKFYNLNKNPCSAAGRIGKKNAGEMNIWTLEEFKQFIKAINHKKEAVVGFNILFYTGMRVGEMLALTISDIDFEKCKIRINKTFQRIKRTDVISTPKTPKSKRTIDCPKFVIDIIQDYIKVLYKPTSKTRLFEGFTKSKFQNDVNVYSRKANLKKIRVHDLRHSHATFLLSKGVNIVSLSRRLGHERVSTTLDIYSHVLKEDDDLIKDILNNL comes from the coding sequence ATGCCAGCATATAAGGATGAAAAAAGCAAAAAATGGTATGTTTCTTTTTATGTAAAAGAAAATGGAATTTCTAAAAAAGTTAAAAAAATGGGATTTAATAAAAAGCAAGAAGCAATGGAGTATGAAAGAAATTATATAAACTCTTTTGTGTCTGATACTGAAATAACATTTGAAAATCTATATAAATCTTATATGGACGATCAAAAAAATAGATTAAAACCAAGTACATTAGAAAGTAAAACATATATTTTCAATAAAAAGATATTACCATTTTTTCAAAAATATAAAATTAAAGAAATAACACCTTTATTGATTAGGAAATGGCAAAATGAACTAATAAAAGAAAACTTTGCTCAAACATATTTAAGAGCCATCCATGAACAACTTGTTGCTATATTAAATTATGCGGTTAAATTTTACAATTTAAACAAAAATCCTTGTTCAGCAGCTGGAAGAATTGGAAAAAAGAATGCTGGCGAAATGAATATATGGACATTAGAAGAATTTAAACAATTTATAAAGGCAATTAATCATAAAAAAGAAGCCGTGGTTGGATTCAATATATTGTTTTATACAGGTATGAGAGTAGGCGAAATGTTAGCACTAACGATTTCAGATATAGATTTTGAGAAATGTAAAATAAGGATAAATAAAACTTTTCAGAGAATAAAAAGAACTGATGTTATATCAACACCAAAAACTCCTAAGTCCAAAAGAACTATTGATTGTCCTAAATTTGTTATAGACATTATACAAGACTACATCAAAGTATTGTATAAGCCTACGTCAAAAACTAGACTATTTGAGGGGTTTACAAAGTCTAAATTTCAAAACGATGTGAACGTCTATTCTCGGAAAGCCAACTTGAAAAAAATCAGAGTTCACGATTTAAGACATTCCCACGCAACTTTTTTATTATCGAAAGGTGTTAATATAGTATCACTTTCAAGAAGATTAGGGCACGAAAGAGTATCAACTACTTTAGATATATATTCACACGTTCTAAAAGAAGACGATGATTTAATTAAAGATATACTAAACAATTTATAG
- a CDS encoding ATP-binding protein produces the protein MQAIAEMVKQRTGNQIMTSNSNTFTGVETVNIREIKKIKEINYFRNISNLPKKIDDCTFEKAVVKNSEEKKIKNLIERYCKNFYKALENGIGLYFYGVRGTGKTFYSLCIFNELSKNYKVYRTSLMGIYKRIKKTWKSKDMDEDQVLGDLLKADLIILDDLGKEYLSEEWGKEKLFEIFNMLYEQEKCLIISTTMDPSQMSEYLSINGSDDVLDRFRENCKGLAFNWESRRKEVKKEIFKEIFG, from the coding sequence ATGCAAGCAATAGCAGAAATGGTAAAGCAAAGAACAGGAAACCAAATTATGACCTCGAATTCTAACACGTTTACAGGTGTTGAAACCGTTAATATTCGAGAAATTAAGAAAATCAAGGAAATAAATTATTTTAGAAATATTTCAAATTTACCTAAAAAAATTGATGATTGCACTTTTGAAAAAGCAGTTGTAAAAAATTCAGAGGAAAAGAAAATCAAAAATCTTATTGAAAGATACTGTAAAAATTTTTACAAGGCTTTAGAGAATGGCATTGGATTGTATTTTTATGGTGTGAGAGGTACAGGAAAAACGTTTTATAGTTTGTGCATATTCAATGAGTTGTCAAAAAATTACAAGGTTTACAGAACAAGTTTAATGGGAATTTACAAAAGAATTAAAAAAACTTGGAAAAGTAAAGATATGGATGAAGACCAAGTACTAGGAGATTTACTAAAAGCAGATTTGATAATACTTGATGATTTAGGAAAGGAATATTTAAGCGAGGAATGGGGAAAAGAAAAATTGTTTGAAATATTCAATATGCTTTACGAACAGGAAAAATGTCTAATAATTTCCACAACAATGGATCCTAGCCAAATGTCAGAATATTTGAGCATAAACGGAAGTGATGATGTCCTTGATAGATTCAGGGAAAATTGCAAAGGGCTGGCTTTTAACTGGGAAAGCAGAAGAAAAGAGGTTAAGAAAGAGATTTTTAAGGAAATATTTGGATAA
- a CDS encoding DUF1492 domain-containing protein, with product MNEKDIDRIADKIIERMKNDKEIKTEKQLTPFQKTEKLLSELALLKGAIDSKNMLIEDLKKEGISIQKKETGVNVQASKVYLSELEKVENKIEKLEEEIARIKNVVNMVERALDTIRNNKYYDIIEMKYFDELTFEHISEKLNISVITAKRYKNKMIRQLQLVIFSDDVIKNILN from the coding sequence ATGAACGAAAAAGACATAGACAGAATAGCGGACAAAATAATAGAAAGAATGAAAAATGATAAAGAAATAAAAACAGAGAAACAATTAACACCATTTCAAAAGACAGAAAAATTATTATCTGAATTAGCATTACTGAAAGGTGCTATTGATTCTAAAAATATGCTTATAGAGGACTTAAAGAAAGAGGGTATATCAATTCAGAAAAAGGAAACAGGCGTTAATGTGCAGGCTAGTAAGGTATATTTATCCGAACTAGAAAAGGTTGAAAATAAAATAGAAAAATTAGAGGAAGAAATTGCAAGAATAAAAAATGTGGTTAATATGGTCGAAAGGGCTTTAGATACAATTAGAAATAACAAGTATTACGATATAATAGAGATGAAGTATTTTGATGAATTAACATTTGAGCATATATCCGAAAAATTAAATATAAGTGTTATAACTGCAAAGAGATACAAAAATAAAATGATTAGGCAGTTACAGCTAGTTATATTTTCGGATGATGTGATAAAAAATATATTAAATTGA
- the terL gene encoding phage terminase large subunit, whose translation MDKMEMIRLEAVKELSRRNLLDFLIFDGNGRYNNARHIQFLTDKAQQFVEDVKDGKSPRLFVSMPPRHSKSETMTKKYPAWVIGNNPDFEIIIASYSMDLARDFGKIARDTYREHSKSGTGIFNTVIDRDKSAGDNWGILEHRGAVVSTGVGGSATGKGAHIAIIDDPFKNREDANSRLQRDKVWAWYQSTIRTRLAPGGGIIIIQTRWHEDDLVGRIVKEMENGTGETFESIVLPAIAEENDILGRKVGEPLWEERYGIDELENIKKAIGSREFSALYQQKPQVEDGGLFKRQYFKYFDIKNDFIIADNKNVNIKDCFYFQTIDTAMSTHKNNDFTAIATFVCDREWNLYLVDLMLERLEVPDQWNVIKQYRHKYNLRFQAIESKSSGIGIMQQAKREGMPLKELKADTDKMTRALNISVMFENGKVFFNKNLENLLELEEQLLKFPNAVHDDAVDVCSYAGIVINDLIQNSKRYIRKFISV comes from the coding sequence ATGGATAAAATGGAAATGATAAGATTAGAAGCTGTTAAGGAGCTATCACGTAGAAATTTATTGGATTTTCTTATTTTTGACGGAAACGGAAGATATAATAATGCAAGGCACATACAATTTTTGACGGATAAAGCACAGCAATTTGTAGAAGATGTCAAGGATGGCAAAAGTCCACGATTATTTGTTAGTATGCCGCCACGACATTCAAAATCTGAAACTATGACTAAAAAATATCCAGCTTGGGTAATTGGGAATAATCCTGATTTTGAAATTATAATCGCAAGTTACTCAATGGATTTAGCAAGGGACTTTGGGAAAATAGCTAGGGATACTTATAGAGAACACAGTAAAAGTGGGACAGGGATTTTTAACACTGTTATAGATAGAGATAAAAGTGCTGGTGATAACTGGGGGATTTTAGAACACAGAGGGGCTGTTGTCAGTACAGGAGTAGGTGGAAGTGCAACAGGTAAAGGGGCACATATTGCAATTATAGATGATCCGTTTAAAAATAGGGAAGACGCAAACAGCAGATTACAGCGTGATAAGGTTTGGGCTTGGTATCAATCAACTATTCGTACAAGGTTAGCACCTGGAGGTGGAATAATAATAATTCAGACTAGATGGCATGAAGATGATTTAGTTGGTAGAATAGTCAAGGAAATGGAAAATGGGACTGGAGAAACTTTTGAAAGTATCGTTTTGCCAGCTATTGCAGAAGAAAATGATATTCTTGGAAGAAAAGTAGGCGAGCCATTGTGGGAAGAACGATATGGAATTGATGAACTGGAAAATATAAAAAAGGCAATAGGAAGTCGTGAATTTTCAGCATTGTATCAGCAAAAGCCGCAAGTTGAGGATGGTGGATTATTTAAGCGTCAATACTTTAAATATTTTGATATAAAAAATGATTTTATTATAGCTGATAATAAAAATGTTAATATCAAAGACTGTTTTTATTTTCAAACGATAGATACAGCAATGAGTACACATAAAAACAATGATTTTACGGCAATAGCAACCTTTGTTTGTGATAGGGAATGGAATTTATATTTAGTTGATTTAATGCTTGAAAGATTAGAAGTACCAGATCAATGGAATGTAATTAAGCAGTATAGGCATAAATATAATTTACGATTCCAAGCGATAGAGAGTAAGAGTAGCGGTATTGGAATAATGCAGCAGGCAAAACGTGAAGGTATGCCATTAAAAGAATTAAAGGCAGATACAGACAAGATGACTAGAGCATTAAATATTTCAGTCATGTTTGAAAATGGAAAAGTATTTTTCAATAAGAATTTAGAGAATTTATTGGAGCTGGAAGAGCAGTTGTTAAAATTTCCGAATGCTGTACACGATGACGCTGTTGATGTATGCAGTTATGCTGGAATTGTTATAAATGATTTAATACAAAATTCAAAAAGGTATATTAGAAAATTTATAAGCGTGTAG
- a CDS encoding helix-turn-helix domain-containing protein encodes MKTVIKKTENFTMVHNNLIFDESISWKAKGILLYMLSRPSNWRYNAKEIAKNSKDGLDSVYSGLKELVKERYVSRKKNADGTINYYIFEDKSENNIRDYQDKEEVEEKENEEKEPDTENLNLDNPNLEKPDMENPNQENPNLDFPHHNNIDNTNIEYNNIDSIYLYRGKEFEKAFSDFKIMRIGKKEPLSKPAEDLILMKLHRLAGNNEQLAIEILNKSTINSWKDIFPLDKKQGGNNNASNSRNGKAKNRKPNYDLEF; translated from the coding sequence ATGAAAACTGTAATAAAAAAGACAGAAAACTTTACAATGGTACATAATAATCTGATATTTGATGAGAGTATCAGTTGGAAGGCGAAAGGAATACTACTTTACATGCTTTCAAGACCGAGCAACTGGAGATACAATGCAAAAGAAATTGCCAAAAATTCTAAAGATGGACTGGATTCAGTTTATTCAGGGCTGAAAGAATTGGTAAAAGAAAGATATGTAAGCAGAAAGAAAAATGCTGACGGAACAATAAATTACTATATCTTTGAGGACAAGTCAGAAAATAATATAAGAGATTATCAGGATAAGGAAGAAGTTGAGGAAAAAGAGAACGAAGAAAAGGAGCCTGATACCGAAAACCTAAACTTGGATAACCCAAATCTGGAAAAGCCTGATATGGAAAACCCAAATCAGGAAAACCCAAACTTGGATTTTCCCCACCATAATAATATAGATAATACTAATATAGAATATAATAATATAGATTCTATATATTTATATAGGGGCAAGGAATTTGAAAAAGCGTTTTCAGATTTTAAAATTATGAGAATTGGTAAAAAAGAGCCATTATCGAAACCAGCAGAGGATTTAATTCTTATGAAGTTACACAGATTAGCAGGGAATAATGAGCAATTAGCAATAGAAATATTAAACAAATCGACTATAAACAGCTGGAAAGATATTTTTCCGCTAGATAAAAAACAAGGAGGAAATAACAATGCAAGCAATAGCAGAAATGGTAAAGCAAAGAACAGGAAACCAAATTATGACCTCGAATTCTAA
- a CDS encoding recombinase RecT: MAGTLMNPKKQTKGTVGTTTLKSMINDERTKNKFKELLGNKAAGFLTSLLNTTNGNAQLQEAEPQSILKAGAIAATLDLPIDPNLGFAYVVPYKNKYKDSYGNWQEKNEAQFQLGYKGFIQLAIRTGQYKKINVTELYEGQFESYDPITDELKYNLGGKISDEVTHYIAYFQTMNGFEKYNVMSKEEIREHAKKFSKTFLSRFSSWQTNFDSMAKKTVLKLLLSKFGILSIEMQTAQKVDQAVIKEVEPNGNVEVEYVDSPGNASDIIEEETANNDVQSDNEIVENFNSEDLF; encoded by the coding sequence ATGGCAGGAACTTTAATGAATCCAAAAAAACAAACAAAAGGAACAGTGGGTACAACTACACTAAAATCAATGATAAACGACGAAAGAACAAAAAATAAATTTAAAGAATTACTAGGAAATAAGGCTGCTGGATTCTTAACTTCACTACTAAATACTACAAATGGAAATGCACAGCTACAAGAAGCAGAACCACAAAGCATTTTGAAGGCTGGAGCAATAGCTGCAACATTAGATTTACCAATCGATCCAAATTTAGGATTTGCCTATGTAGTGCCTTACAAGAACAAATATAAAGACAGTTATGGTAACTGGCAAGAAAAAAATGAGGCACAATTTCAATTAGGCTACAAAGGATTTATACAACTAGCAATCAGAACTGGACAGTATAAAAAAATTAATGTTACAGAACTTTATGAGGGGCAGTTTGAAAGCTATGATCCAATTACTGATGAACTAAAATACAATCTTGGCGGAAAAATAAGTGATGAAGTAACTCACTATATCGCGTATTTCCAAACTATGAATGGATTTGAGAAATATAATGTAATGAGCAAGGAAGAAATAAGGGAACACGCTAAAAAGTTCAGCAAGACGTTTTTAAGTAGATTTTCAAGCTGGCAAACTAACTTCGACAGTATGGCGAAGAAAACGGTATTAAAACTACTATTAAGCAAATTTGGAATACTAAGCATTGAAATGCAGACAGCACAAAAAGTAGATCAGGCTGTTATAAAAGAAGTTGAGCCAAACGGAAATGTAGAAGTCGAATACGTAGACAGTCCTGGCAATGCAAGCGATATTATTGAAGAAGAAACAGCAAATAACGATGTTCAAAGCGATAATGAAATCGTTGAGAATTTTAATTCAGAAGATTTATTTTAA
- a CDS encoding YjcQ family protein: MSTKDMMYIILNLIDKSYKNNDFDVNKTFIHPKLGVSEKELNHLLSQLINDEYIDGLSVVFGTNDNVVFNASNPHLTIKGKLFLEDNSALKKIYNFAKEARSWI; the protein is encoded by the coding sequence ATGTCTACAAAAGATATGATGTATATTATTTTAAATTTAATCGACAAATCTTATAAAAATAATGATTTTGATGTCAATAAAACATTCATTCATCCAAAACTAGGAGTTTCTGAAAAAGAATTAAATCATTTACTGTCTCAATTAATCAATGACGAATACATTGATGGTCTCTCTGTTGTTTTTGGTACTAATGACAATGTTGTATTCAATGCATCAAATCCACATCTAACAATTAAAGGGAAATTATTCTTAGAAGATAATTCCGCTTTAAAAAAAATTTATAATTTTGCAAAAGAAGCTAGATCCTGGATTTAA
- a CDS encoding YopX family protein has translation MSREIKFRAWLKEDKRMVNVETMDFTDKSMQYLEKSEIINAHFLRRVSFDDVELMQFTGVNDKNGKEIYENDLISCNKYKNIVVFFENGCFKIKYPKSDTTNTICTLDTFLEKYKCKISGNIYENKNLLEENN, from the coding sequence ATGAGTAGAGAAATAAAATTCAGAGCTTGGCTTAAAGAAGACAAGAGAATGGTAAATGTTGAAACAATGGATTTTACAGATAAATCAATGCAATATCTGGAAAAGAGCGAAATTATTAATGCACATTTTTTAAGAAGAGTGAGCTTTGATGATGTTGAATTAATGCAATTTACAGGAGTAAATGATAAAAATGGTAAAGAAATTTATGAAAATGACTTAATTTCTTGTAATAAATATAAAAATATAGTTGTATTTTTTGAAAACGGATGTTTCAAAATCAAATATCCAAAAAGCGATACAACTAATACAATATGTACATTAGATACATTTTTAGAAAAATATAAGTGCAAAATTTCAGGAAATATTTATGAAAACAAAAACTTACTGGAGGAAAACAATTGA
- a CDS encoding RodZ family helix-turn-helix domain-containing protein — protein MSDFRIKDEQLKELGDYLKKVRESKDYSYGQVAAYTNLNKKEIFMLENGQKKKPNPFYLKALSAFYKIDLSKLYKIIGYMDNEGEMSDEIEDYKIDDEMLNLLKLLDVKSQKNILNEMVEKIEYIKLKNGDYKEAEALIQKTKEKIDEL, from the coding sequence ATGTCAGATTTTAGAATAAAAGATGAACAATTAAAAGAATTAGGAGATTATTTAAAAAAAGTTAGAGAGAGTAAAGATTATTCGTATGGACAAGTAGCAGCATATACAAATTTGAATAAGAAGGAAATATTTATGCTTGAAAATGGACAAAAGAAAAAGCCTAATCCTTTTTATTTGAAGGCATTATCAGCCTTTTATAAAATAGATTTGAGTAAGTTATATAAAATAATTGGATATATGGATAACGAAGGCGAAATGTCCGATGAAATAGAAGATTATAAAATTGATGACGAGATGTTAAATTTGTTAAAATTATTAGATGTTAAAAGTCAAAAGAATATTTTAAATGAAATGGTAGAAAAAATTGAATATATAAAATTAAAAAATGGCGACTACAAGGAAGCGGAAGCATTGATACAAAAAACAAAAGAAAAAATAGATGAATTATAA
- a CDS encoding VRR-NUC domain-containing protein produces the protein MKYQSDKFPKYIKKSFELEKIRIKQDMPFDLFTDVFLKNREEIIAYKMQQILENDAEKILEENYNLAKKQSFKNNNRIFRMLERDIDRFKIEDLKLIFKYYNIEDIVRVLLFYMNNIAQNRSGFPDLMIFNENELKFIEVKGPNDTIKEHQIEKIMLLNQNNIKSEILTINHTERKLNNLTKKIKENSESIIIKYPESLPTFLEKSEKHNLNSYLEYGENNGINIFAFIIIITFIIAFFPFYILYLIFKKKR, from the coding sequence TTGAAATATCAATCTGATAAATTTCCAAAATATATAAAAAAATCATTTGAATTAGAAAAAATACGGATAAAACAAGATATGCCATTTGATTTATTTACAGATGTTTTCTTAAAAAATAGAGAAGAAATAATAGCTTACAAAATGCAACAAATTTTAGAAAATGATGCTGAAAAAATTCTAGAAGAAAATTATAATTTAGCAAAAAAACAAAGTTTCAAAAATAATAATAGAATTTTCAGAATGTTGGAGCGAGATATAGACAGATTTAAAATAGAAGATTTAAAACTTATATTTAAGTATTACAATATCGAAGATATAGTAAGAGTGCTTTTATTTTATATGAATAATATTGCTCAAAATCGTTCTGGGTTTCCTGATTTGATGATTTTTAATGAAAACGAATTGAAATTTATTGAAGTAAAAGGACCAAATGATACAATAAAAGAACATCAAATTGAGAAGATTATGTTATTGAATCAAAATAATATAAAATCAGAAATTTTAACTATAAATCATACTGAACGAAAATTGAATAATCTTACTAAAAAAATAAAAGAAAATTCAGAAAGTATTATTATAAAATATCCTGAATCATTACCGACTTTTTTGGAAAAATCAGAAAAACATAATTTAAATAGCTATTTGGAATATGGAGAAAATAACGGAATTAATATTTTTGCTTTTATAATTATAATTACTTTTATAATTGCATTTTTTCCATTTTATATATTATATTTAATATTCAAAAAAAAGAGATAG
- a CDS encoding terminase small subunit: MKLNARQKSFCEFYVASGNATESAIKAGYKEKYARQNAPKLLQNTTLSKYIKELQEKTKTSRIMTAVERREFLTEVIKNGNEKVQDRLKALDILNKMDGEYIEKMQLSGQVNTNPLSGLTTEELRALAGGKNG; this comes from the coding sequence TTGAAATTAAATGCAAGGCAGAAGTCTTTTTGTGAGTTTTATGTAGCTAGTGGAAATGCTACTGAATCCGCAATAAAGGCAGGGTATAAAGAAAAGTATGCAAGACAAAATGCACCAAAATTACTACAAAATACTACGTTATCAAAATACATAAAAGAATTACAGGAAAAAACAAAGACAAGCAGAATAATGACGGCTGTTGAAAGACGAGAGTTTTTAACAGAAGTTATTAAAAATGGAAATGAAAAGGTACAGGACAGATTAAAGGCATTAGATATTTTAAATAAAATGGATGGTGAATATATCGAGAAAATGCAATTGTCTGGACAAGTGAATACCAATCCACTTTCAGGACTTACTACTGAGGAGTTAAGAGCATTAGCTGGTGGTAAGAATGGATAA
- a CDS encoding Holliday junction resolvase RecU, protein MAMNAGKKFENDFKNSIDTNEIFLHRFKDGTTGTVNGQMVRFKNKNLCDFLLFKDGLLVLVELKSFLGKSMPFSNIKDTVDEQQTFLYNLRLEAKKNNVKAYMILNFRDLSETYAIDIHNFDEFYKMTNKKSINIDEVRQLGKQLSQQKKRTSYRYEIDGLFS, encoded by the coding sequence ATGGCAATGAATGCAGGGAAAAAATTTGAGAACGATTTTAAGAATAGTATTGATACAAACGAAATCTTTTTACATAGATTCAAGGACGGAACAACGGGAACTGTGAACGGGCAAATGGTTAGATTTAAAAACAAGAACTTATGTGATTTTTTACTTTTCAAGGATGGCTTGCTTGTCCTTGTTGAGTTAAAATCTTTTTTAGGCAAGTCAATGCCGTTTTCTAACATTAAAGATACAGTTGATGAACAGCAGACGTTTTTATATAACTTGAGATTGGAAGCAAAGAAAAATAATGTAAAAGCGTATATGATACTTAATTTTAGAGATTTATCAGAAACTTATGCAATAGATATTCATAATTTTGATGAGTTTTACAAAATGACTAACAAGAAAAGTATCAATATAGACGAAGTGAGGCAATTAGGAAAACAATTATCTCAGCAAAAGAAGAGGACAAGCTACAGATATGAAATTGACGGCTTGTTTAGTTAG